A genomic segment from Streptosporangium roseum DSM 43021 encodes:
- a CDS encoding NYN domain-containing protein, which translates to MDRCALFVDAGYLLADGAMAVHGTRHREAVSWDYPGLLKLLGNLSKERTGLPLLRCYWYEASVEGRRTAEHDALADLPGLKLRLSRIRPGRREGVDAQVHRDLMTLARNSAVCDAVVVSGDEDLAQVVCDAQDLGIRVTVVHITADGSWAVSRSLRQECDDLIEIGSSHLRPYVSLAGAMETPALSNGHQPGGNGQAPASLGNGAPPAAPVVQAPRATPPPAPSQPALPSYPSYNHEPPQAPAPQQPQPAPAPQPLAAPNGPTGPLQPPPQAQQYASGNTGNMPGYQPGQLGAYTGPQAAPVPVQNASNSSTTTLSDAVKAAHKEGHDFGESVAKDAPALWLEAVLARKPRMPSDLEARLLQGSSLPIDFLLHDEVRHALRRGFWDALERARR; encoded by the coding sequence GTGGATCGCTGCGCGCTGTTCGTGGACGCTGGCTACCTGCTGGCCGACGGCGCGATGGCCGTACATGGGACCCGCCATCGCGAGGCAGTCTCCTGGGACTACCCGGGACTGCTCAAGTTGCTCGGCAACCTGTCCAAGGAACGGACCGGGCTGCCACTGCTGCGCTGCTACTGGTACGAGGCGAGCGTCGAAGGCCGCCGGACCGCCGAGCACGACGCGCTGGCCGACCTCCCGGGCCTCAAGCTCCGGCTGTCGCGCATCCGCCCCGGCCGCCGCGAAGGTGTCGACGCCCAGGTCCACCGTGACCTGATGACGCTGGCCCGCAACAGCGCGGTCTGCGACGCGGTCGTCGTCAGCGGCGACGAGGACCTGGCACAGGTCGTCTGCGACGCCCAGGACCTCGGTATCCGCGTCACCGTGGTGCACATCACGGCCGACGGAAGCTGGGCGGTTTCCCGCTCGCTCCGCCAGGAGTGCGACGACCTGATCGAGATCGGCAGCAGCCACCTGCGCCCCTACGTCAGCCTCGCCGGTGCCATGGAGACGCCCGCCCTGAGCAACGGCCACCAGCCGGGCGGCAACGGCCAGGCCCCCGCCTCCCTCGGCAACGGCGCCCCGCCCGCCGCCCCGGTGGTGCAGGCTCCCCGCGCCACGCCTCCTCCCGCGCCCTCCCAGCCCGCGCTGCCGTCCTACCCGAGCTACAACCACGAACCCCCGCAGGCCCCGGCCCCGCAGCAACCCCAGCCGGCGCCGGCTCCGCAACCCCTGGCGGCCCCCAACGGCCCGACCGGCCCGCTGCAGCCCCCTCCGCAGGCCCAGCAGTACGCCTCGGGCAACACCGGCAACATGCCCGGCTACCAGCCCGGCCAGCTCGGCGCCTACACCGGCCCCCAGGCGGCCCCCGTGCCGGTCCAGAACGCCTCCAACAGCAGCACGACCACCCTCTCCGACGCCGTGAAGGCCGCCCACAAGGAAGGCCACGACTTCGGCGAGTCCGTCGCCAAGGACGCCCCCGCCCTGTGGCTGGAGGCCGTGCTCGCCCGCAAGCCCCGCATGCCCTCCGACCTGGAGGCCCGCCTCCTCCAGGGCTCCTCCCTGCCGATCGACTTCCTCCTCCACGACGAGGTCCGCCACGCCCTCCGCCGAGGCTTCTGGGACGCCCTGGAGCGCGCCCGCCGCTAG
- a CDS encoding response regulator — MPDRAKILLVDDREENLIALEAILSSLDLIPIRARSGEEALKALLNTEFALILLDVRMPGMDGFETASHIKRRERTRNIPIIFLTVVDSAPDYAFRSYAAGAVDYLTKPFDPWVLRAKVAVFVELYNMNRRLAEQASMLRERLSAELPPGDADDQAAVLPELSRRLTAVEDELARVSELVRKANDPSLSGPMSDLSQRLSHLRAGFNALT; from the coding sequence ATGCCGGACCGAGCCAAGATCCTCCTGGTGGACGACCGGGAGGAGAACCTGATCGCGCTCGAAGCGATCCTCAGCTCCCTCGATCTGATACCCATCCGGGCCAGGTCCGGCGAGGAGGCGCTCAAAGCCCTGCTCAACACCGAGTTCGCGCTGATCCTGCTGGATGTGCGCATGCCCGGCATGGACGGCTTCGAGACCGCCTCCCACATCAAGCGCCGCGAACGCACGCGCAACATCCCGATCATCTTCCTGACCGTGGTCGACAGCGCCCCCGACTACGCCTTCCGCAGCTACGCCGCCGGCGCGGTCGACTACCTCACCAAGCCGTTCGACCCCTGGGTGCTCCGGGCCAAGGTCGCGGTGTTCGTCGAGCTCTACAACATGAACCGCCGCCTGGCCGAGCAGGCCTCCATGCTCCGCGAACGCCTCTCCGCCGAGCTGCCCCCCGGCGACGCCGACGACCAGGCGGCCGTCCTCCCCGAGCTGTCCAGACGCCTCACCGCGGTCGAGGACGAGCTCGCCCGGGTCAGCGAGCTGGTCCGCAAGGCCAACGACCCCAGCCTCTCAGGCCCGATGTCCGACCTCTCCCAACGCCTCAGCCACCTCCGGGCGGGCTTCAACGCCCTCACCTGA
- a CDS encoding ABC transporter ATP-binding protein, which yields MREAEGPEGQEGRSSGAGSLFRRGQVAGELAWRAQPAAVAGSLVVVLLMGVAPVAAAWLTKLVLDGLAGGGGRSGLLPLAAALGVAGLALIVLPHVSEYLNGQLHRGLQRLIYDRLFRAVNADPGLSRFENPSFHDELRLAHEAGQNAPQQIVGSSLAICQGILTLLGFIVTLTVLSPVMVVIVIAAALPSARVQLALSRRRAGTMWGISSNTRRQIFFSALLTSPDAAKEVRLFGLGDFLRSRMLTELKTVNEAERDLDRRTLHSQGLLSLLGAAVAAGGLFWAVLTAIEGGLSVGDVSVFVAAVAGVQTALTLIVGQWASAHNALLMFGYYLGVVQADPGLPVAAEPTALPPLREGIELRDVWFRYDDGHPWVLRGVDLFIPHGQAVALVGLNGAGKSTLVKLLCRLYDPVRGSIHWDGVDLRDVHPDDLRARVGAVFQDYMSYDLTATENIMLGDLTAGADPELVRTAARRAGIHDTLDDLPRGYDTLLSRIFFGDNDDRQAGVTLSGGQWQRLALARALMRHHRDLLILDEPSSGLDAEAEHAVHLGLRRHRAGRTSVLISHRLGALRDADLIIVLSEGKITERGSHSELMALGGEYARLFSLQASGYELAPDPSAAPSGKP from the coding sequence GTGAGGGAGGCCGAAGGACCCGAGGGTCAAGAGGGAAGGAGCTCCGGGGCGGGCTCCCTGTTCCGCCGCGGACAGGTCGCGGGCGAGCTGGCCTGGCGGGCGCAGCCGGCCGCCGTGGCAGGTTCGCTGGTGGTGGTGCTGCTCATGGGGGTGGCGCCGGTGGCAGCCGCCTGGCTGACCAAGCTGGTCCTCGACGGGCTGGCCGGCGGCGGGGGCCGGAGCGGCCTGCTCCCGCTCGCAGCCGCCCTCGGGGTGGCGGGCCTGGCTCTGATCGTCCTGCCGCACGTTTCCGAGTATCTCAACGGGCAGCTGCACCGGGGGCTTCAGAGGCTGATCTACGACCGGCTGTTCCGGGCCGTCAACGCCGACCCCGGGCTCAGCCGCTTCGAGAACCCCTCCTTCCACGACGAACTGCGGCTGGCCCACGAGGCCGGCCAGAACGCTCCGCAGCAGATCGTCGGCTCGTCCCTGGCGATCTGCCAGGGCATCCTGACGCTGCTGGGGTTCATCGTCACGCTGACCGTGCTCAGTCCGGTCATGGTCGTCATCGTCATCGCCGCCGCGTTGCCGTCAGCCCGGGTGCAGCTCGCGCTGAGCCGCCGCAGGGCCGGCACGATGTGGGGCATCAGCTCCAACACGCGCCGCCAGATCTTCTTCAGTGCCCTTCTCACCAGTCCCGACGCGGCCAAGGAGGTGCGGCTGTTCGGGCTGGGCGACTTCCTGCGCAGCCGGATGCTCACCGAACTCAAGACCGTCAACGAGGCCGAACGGGACCTGGACCGGCGGACACTGCACAGCCAGGGACTGCTGTCCCTGCTGGGCGCCGCCGTCGCGGCCGGCGGCCTGTTCTGGGCCGTGCTGACCGCCATCGAGGGAGGTCTGAGCGTCGGGGACGTCTCGGTGTTCGTCGCCGCCGTCGCCGGGGTGCAGACGGCCCTGACCCTGATCGTCGGCCAGTGGGCGAGCGCGCACAACGCCCTGCTGATGTTCGGGTACTACCTCGGCGTCGTCCAAGCCGATCCCGGGCTGCCGGTGGCCGCGGAACCCACCGCGCTGCCCCCGCTGCGCGAGGGCATCGAGCTGCGCGACGTGTGGTTCCGCTACGACGACGGGCACCCCTGGGTGCTGCGAGGGGTTGACCTCTTCATCCCGCACGGCCAGGCCGTCGCCCTGGTCGGCCTGAACGGGGCGGGCAAGAGCACCCTGGTCAAACTGCTGTGCCGGCTGTATGACCCGGTCCGCGGCTCCATCCACTGGGACGGCGTGGACCTGCGCGACGTGCACCCGGACGACCTGCGCGCCCGGGTCGGCGCGGTGTTCCAGGACTACATGTCATACGACCTCACCGCCACCGAGAACATCATGCTGGGCGACCTGACCGCGGGCGCCGACCCGGAGCTCGTCCGGACCGCCGCCCGGCGCGCGGGGATCCACGACACGCTCGACGATCTGCCCAGGGGCTACGACACGCTGCTCAGCCGGATCTTCTTCGGCGACAACGACGACCGGCAGGCGGGAGTGACGCTGTCGGGCGGCCAGTGGCAGCGGCTGGCGCTGGCCCGCGCCCTGATGCGCCACCACCGGGATCTGCTCATCCTCGACGAGCCGAGCTCCGGTCTGGACGCGGAGGCCGAGCACGCCGTCCACCTGGGACTGCGCCGGCACCGGGCAGGCCGTACCAGCGTCCTGATCTCACACCGGCTCGGGGCCCTGCGGGACGCGGACCTCATCATCGTGCTGAGCGAGGGGAAGATCACCGAACGCGGTTCCCACAGCGAGCTCATGGCGCTGGGAGGAGAATACGCGCGGCTGTTCAGCCTGCAGGCCAGCGGCTACGAGCTCGCACCGGACCCCTCCGCCGCGCCTTCCGGAAAGCCCTGA